The Gossypium arboreum isolate Shixiya-1 chromosome 2, ASM2569848v2, whole genome shotgun sequence region ACTCCACAACTAGACAAGGTTGTGGCTGATGTTTTCAACAAGATGTATTCGGATGATGGGAAGATGGTTAAAGAAGATGAGTTCAAGAAACTGTTGACAGGGATCTTATGGACCATCATGCTGCAGTTAGGGGACAATCCCATCTCAGTTTCTTCAAACTGTGTACTACATGAGTTCCTCTTCGCTTTTGCAGCCATGATCCTGATTTCCTAATACGCGTATCTCATATTTACTACAAACACAATAAAATCGACaatccattttggtataatgaagAAATTTACGACTAGCTTATGTTCTTTCTGTGCAATTCAGTAAAACATGCAAATATGTAATTCAATTTGGCACGAATTTTTCTACAAAGAAAGTCGTCATCATCAATCAACAACAATGATTAAATTCTTATTAGTTTGTTGTATACAAATTTAAAATACAAAAGAGCCATATGCCGTCTTATTATTACGTTTTGGaggtaatatatatatttcagGATAAGATATGCGAAATAACATATTTTTCCAACAACAACAATTCACAATTACAACCAAGTAATTATGTTGTTCATTTTCTTAGTAACTGTGAGTATGCTCACGTGGAATCATTTTAACATACAGAGCGAAAGCCACGCACCCAATAGTCGGTCCAATCCAAAATATCCAGTGTCCATTCCAAAGGTGGCCTCCTCTTACGACTGCTGGACCGAAGCATCTTGCTGGGTTCAGCCCAGAACCACCATAGCCTTTTGTGGCAGTAACTGTGGTTGAAATGAACACTAGAAGACCCAATACTACTCCTAAGATAATGCAGATTATTACTCGTCCCACGGCCTTTGCTTGGCGACGATCAAAAGCCATCCATACTGAAGCGAAAAGGAACACAAAGGAACAGATTATCTCAAGCCAAAGGGCCTGGCTGTTCCCCATGCCAATCACAGTTGGTCCATCGGTACCTGGTACGACAATAGTCACGGTGCATCCTGCAAGCGAATACGTTCGTTCAATGGCGCTATTAACCACAGCTTTGAGTGCTAGTGAACCTAGTATGCCACCGACACATTGGGCCAAAATGTATATGGCAGCTTTGGAAATGGAAATCAGGCCGGTAAGTAAAGCAGCAAAGGTAACAATCGGATTGATATGGCCTCCGGAGATGGGGTAGGTAGCAAGCAGGAGAACTGCAACGACAAAGGCGATTAGGACCGACATTACAAGGTTGGGTGTCTTTGTTTCGGTCTGCAATGTGGAGATAACTATGGTGTCCAATGCAAAAACCAGCACTGCTGTCCCAAGAAGCTCTGCCAATGAAGCTCTCCATACCTATAATCCAACACCAGTTTGCTTGTTAGCAATGCAAGCGAAGCAACTTCACAAAAATATCTAGCAATCTCTGAGTTAATGGCTATGGGTGGCTTCACCTtgagaaaatttttctaagtccctcccaaaattaaataaaaaattgtattttttattcttttaaaaagaTCAAAAATTTAACTTAAGCCATTTTTTAACcaccaaaattttagaattttatctcGATGATACTAAATAAAATTCCTCTCACACTAACCTCCAAGGACAACAGCTGTTCAAGGCCTAACACCTTAGTAGACAAAAACACTTTTGCATCAGATTCCTCCTTAATTTGCCCCGGCCTGCAAAAATGAAAGAAAGGTTAGCTTGACATAAACATAATTTAGTCCTCAAAATGAAGCAAACCAAACTTGTTACATAATTACGTTGGAGTAGAGGCTACAGGCAGGACTCTATTATGAGTAAAGTTGTTTTCTTCATCTTCAACAATTCCATTTCGGGCCATCTTCTTATTTAGCTCTTCTGGCTGCTCAAACCCTCTTTAAGTTAAATATATCCCTTTGCTACATTAAACATACCTCCTGTTACCTATATATATAGccagagattcgagattcatcAATTCGTGCTGGCACCAATTTAAAGTATATTGGCTGCAatagtatatatctttaataatcTTCATATTAGTCACAAAGTTCATTCATCCCTTTACAGAGTATATTTTGAAATATActccatataaaaatatatatatttagaattaattaataatttatgcTTGTGAATTATAGTGTTCTGGGTTGGCATTTATATAACTTAAGACTGTTGCAAATCGTGCGTATTGATTTTGAATGGAGTTTGAGGATTGAAATGGGAGAAGAACAAGCAGGGGCCTTCTTCGAGAAGGTTTACGATGCATGTAATAATTgttaatttatgtttttatggGGCTGCTAGCTTAGCTGCCCCTTAGGGTTTGACTTTTAGCGCAAAACGAATCCCTTCAATATTGTTAGTTGATATTTGCATGCATTGTAGTGTCATTACAGATCATCCGTCGGTTTCATCGTATCCCGCGGTTATGGGATCCTGTTAGTCTCACATTAACCAATGAGAAAAAAATATCTTTACCTTTTTAATATTTAGCACATTTATCTGTTtcacattaaataaatatttttttctaaattatggTCTAAGAATTATTATTTGAAGATATTTTACCTCATCCAAAGATTGTTTATAGATTTTCTGACTTTGGGAATGATCATTTTGATTGATATTGAAACAACAGTGAATAGACTTGATACATCActgacaaaatttaaaaatatgatagATCAATTATTATTCGGATTACattttaaaaattgtataatataaaataaaaaattaaaatgaaaaaaatctaCAGTCTAGAAAttaaatacatataaaaataaaaatgtcatttattttaaattattttctatttcataTTATGCatcttttaaaagtaaaaatcatATAGCATTGAATCTTTAGTAataaaaatgtgtaaattttaaaaattattttaattacttatattatttttaaaaatatttaatttttaagataatcctaatataaattattttcatAAAGTTAAATATTTTAAGTGAACAAGCTTTAGTTTATTGATTAAAGGCAAATATTTAAAATCTAATTTGAGTGCAacatttatttcaaaaaaaaaaaaaaaattgagtgcAACATTCTCCCCATGTGCATTTACCATAGGTTATCGCCTATTCATTTCATTTTTCATTGGGGAGTTTCAGATATTTATAGGCTTTTTATGTGGTTCCCTTAAGCCAAATGTCTTACAAATGGAAGTTAATAATTGAGTAATGGTCTTGATATTTTACTGAGATGtttgtattatatttatatattatataatatatataatttttttaagttgAAAATTTAAGGTCGCACAATGAATTATCAGTGCCATAACTCCAGGCCTTTCTTCTAGAGCTACTTTTATTAGTTTACCCCCAATATCTAAGCCAACGTCAGGTTTCCATACACCAAGGTCACACGCTGCTTTTGACCAACCTCCAATGGTGGGTGAAGCTTGGGATGCCTTGAGAATGATCATTGGTGTATTTTCTTGATCAACCAGTTGGGACTATTGCAGCCTTGGATAGTGTCcaagaaaattaaaattattatttttaagaaaaactcattttaaaattagattttgcatattttaatgACCAATTAAACCTGATTTAACTACGATTaattaacatacatatacatacaccTTCAATTGAGTTTATTGACATTGATCAAGCCTCAATTATATAGAACTAGACAATCAATTTCATGCATATCAAACACTGAATAAATCAAACAAGTGGCGTACCTTAGCCGCTAGTAAACCACTCCATGGAAGCTTCATTTAAACAATCGTTAGTACAAATTTCATGCCTCACACATCGTGTTATCAATCACCGTGTTATCAAGCAACAATACACCGtaaatcattcaataattaaactcaaacatgcctaaaaattattataaaactatccaaaataaaatgtctattgtCCAAAATCCAATTACAACCAAAATTAAACTAATTCCCGGGAGTTCCACAATGCCCGATTACAGTCTCTAAAACGTGTAATAAAGTATCTACCAAGTCTAAAACTCTCGGAACTCTCTTGCTCGGCTCCTTAACTCTTCAAGCCCGATGATTATCTGCACAAATTGTGAGGGTGTGAGCTTTAAAATTCTCAATGAATGTTAATAAAAATGACTAGTAAATCAACATCCAAACCATGCTTAAATTTCATCCAATCAATCGCCAATTATCAGCCATAATAATGAAACATGTCAATTTAATTTCTATATGCTTTATCAATATCAAGAATCAATTATTCACGGTTTACAAACATCGAATGATATAACAGTAATCACACATAAATACATTGGCATACACTTCTTATGGCTTAATCGGGTAATTATACATTGAATAAACAGATTTCCAAACTCCAACAAATATCAAATACAGTCCCCCAAGTTGAGCGGGATGAAGCACATGCTCGCTTATAGCGCCTCAAATAACCCAATGAGTGGAGACTCATGCTCAACACTCCCTTATCTACTCCAAACAAATAAATCCACCTAGAGTCATATGCTCACAATGTCACAAATAAAAATGAGTACTTACAAATCCTATGACATGCtaactatatccaatggatccaccatACATGTTTCTAATATATTCAGTCAAACAAGACATATAAATCAGTCATTATTGTGCTCAATTTAATGTGTCAAAATGTTTATGTGTAACATGTAACATAGTCATTTAACATCCAATTAAATCAAGCATTTCATTTGCCATGTTCAAAAGTTCAATTACCAATTGTAACACTAATACATGATGATAAAAAAACTCCAATCACTATGCTCTAATCATCAATATAATTAGCCCAATTATATTATACAAAATCACCTAAATACTTACTTaccattattcaataaaaatttaactCTTGTACATATAATATCAATCTTGCAAAAAATAAGTCATTCAACCATAATTAAACAATTGAAGTCATCAATTAAACTACTTCTCAAAAATAAATAAGGGTCAATTTACCAAATCGCCCTTAGAAACTATAACAACTCGTTTTCAGTAatatcaaaaatagtggtttcaggaccacaattcCAACTagtaaattatcattttattattattttaacgtCTATATATTAagataaaattttgttaagaaattttgatgtttaagtagttaattaagtgaaaaggaatAAATCGTGAaaggtgaaaaagttgagttctatgagttaaaagggtcaaatggctatgaaactTTAAACCAAAAGGACTTTAAGggtaaataaaccatttaataaattagtggatgtgcatggcatggtttattgaaattttgttagtttttaaaggttaatttggtaattaagtaaattaatttaaaacaaaaaggaaTCAAAAGATGGTATCAATGAtagcactagaaagaacataggtttccccccttacttattggttaaattgttcctATTTAGTTATCTTTACCATTCATTTTAGCTTTtcagtttagtaaattgcattttatagcTCAGTGAATCCTAgtctattttatccttaatttttctAGCTTATTGCGTTAATGTTGTTGCATGAGTTAATCCCAGATTACATCTAGAATTGTCGCCGCACTTGACAATTGTCTAGATAAGAACCAAAATTTCGTGAGCTGTCCAGTCTGGTATAACCAACCTGTACGTACAAGGACAAAATAATTTTAAGGGAATGACACTTGTACTATGAGAGGAGGACATAAAAGGTGGAGTGAGTAGAAAAAGAGGTTTTTTTCTCCACCATCATCTTCATCATCTTACTTGGAAGCTTGTGGTCATGGTAGCTTAAGCCTCTCACTGGTGAGCTAAAGTGCAAACTGAATGCAGACTAGCTCCTAACGGGGAGATCTAAGTGCGAGACAAGAGGGAATAGAGAGATTTAGTTGAGTTGTCTAGGAATAGAATTCTCCACTCgattttttcttatttctttctaaatgttGGTGATTACTCTTTGATTTCTGATTGTATGGAAGTACTGATGAATTCTTGGTGAAATGTTATCTTATTAATCTtacttttattgtttaattttgggtttgaatttttttaacaCGGAAGTGTTATTGCAGTGACAGTTTGATCCAACAAGCATTTCAACGGAATTTgagtgaggattagaggaatttagtccacttgttcttaacAGTACCGTATTGCCATCATCGGAAGGTGAGGTTAATATGCATGTTTAAGTCTCAGATTAAATAAAGGAGTAACACTGGGTAAGATTTACATTGAATCTTATTGCTTCAACAATCACCTATCTTTTTATACCTTGTGAGAACTTAGTATTCTGCTGaagattcatgttggggatcccagtttatcattatcatattttattttattattttcagttTATTGCATCGACAACTATTCTCACAATTTATCTTGTTTCCATCTAGTTGTTGCACCAACATTAATAAACAAAATACTATCATCCCTGTGGGATCGATATCTGACAGACTCATATCTGTCTACTATATTTTCATCAAAAGTGTACGATTGTACATTATTGTTGTGACGTTAAACagccgatcaagtttttggcgtcgttgccagGGATGGCGTTTGTTTgatgtttgtttttgtttttttgtgtttttgcacTTTATTTTCCTTATATAATATTTAGTTTTCACTAATTGGTTTTTCTTTGTTGCTATTTATTTAACTTCAATTTAGGTGTTTTATGACTTGAAGAAATTTGGATTTTCTTACCGATTTTGATCCAGAAATTGAAAGGACTGTTCAGAGTAGACTTCCAGAACAAAGAAGTATGGCTCTACCAGGAAACAATGCAGCCATACCCCCGATGCAAtagtaaaatgttaataacccaTTGTTGTTGTAAGATACTCGTATACAAAATAGGATTATACAAGATTTTGTAGTACCTGTTTTGGATGATTTACAACCAGGAGTTGTTAGGCCAGCAATCCAAGTTGggaattttgaactcaagctagtaatgtttcaaatgtagaaTTCTAATGGACAATATGTTGGACTGCCACACGAAGATGTGAAAGAACATCTTAAATCTTTTTATTgatctatgtttcttttattcaACAAGGCATTATTGATAATGCTTTGAAGATGCAATTATTTCCTTATTCCTTACAGGGAAGAGCCCGTACTTGGTTTTTTAGACTACCTGCCAGATCAATTACTTTTTGGGATGCATTAGCAACACAGTTTGTTTTGCGATTTAACCCACCGATAATGAATACTCGTCTTCGAAATGATATTACTACTTATATCAGTTGGATGATGAAAATCTTTATACCATATGGGAACATTATAAATCTTTACTCCGACATTGTCCCATGCACGGCATTTAACTAGAAACACAAATTGAGATTTTTTTTATAACGGGTTGAATTTACAAATAAGGAATCATGTCGACGCATCAGCTAATGGATCTCTGCTGGATTGTACTTATAATGGTGCTGTGAGAATTCTTGAAAGAACTGCTCAGAATGATTATCAATACCCTATCTCCAGAGTTGCACAAGCAAAAACTACTCCAAGAGTTATTAAGTTGGATGTAATAATTGCACTAACTGCTCAAGTTTCTTCTCTCACAAACATGATTAAAATATGCAAGGGACTAGTGGTGTTGCACCTATACAAGTCACTCAGCAAGTTGATGTTCCTACCTTTTTTCGTGAGATTTATAGTGACAACCATAGCTATGAAAATTGTCTGCAAGATGCAGAGAATGCCTGTTATATTAGTAACATCCGCAACAATTCTTATGGAAATTCTTACAACAACTCTGTACGCAACTAACAGTTTGGAGAAACTCAGAATGCTGGACAAATATGAGAATACATCTACTCAGGGCAATTATAATCACAGGTAAAGGAACTACAATCAACAAAAGCAGAACTACAATCAGCACACTCAGATGCATCTGCAACAAGGCTAGACACATCTACACCAAAATTCGATGTAGCCACAATACTATTCACTACCAAATCAACATGTTCAAGGACATCGAAAACAACCATACACTAAGCTTCTACTTCTGACCTATTAGCAACTCTTGAACTGTTAATGCGAGAGCATATTTCTCATACGGAAGCTATCGTACAAGGGAATTCATCTTCGATTTTTGACCATTGGAAGAGCAATTAGGACAACTTGCTTCAAATCCGAATACTCGACCACCAGGTTTATTACCTAGTGGAAAATCCTATTCCGAGGGGAAAGAACATTGTAAGGCTATCACTCTTAGGAGTGGTAAACAAATTAGAGAACCGTTTATCGACTCTACTATAGCACTTCAAGATAGAGATGGAGTGGTCACTGGTGAGAAGGTTGAATCTAAAGAATTTTTCATGAATCAAACAAAGAAGTTCCACAAATTGTCACTCATATACCCGATTTCATACCTTCAAAACTATCGACGCAATCAAAGGTGTCGGCGTAAGAAGATATATCTCTACCTTTACCCTTTCTACAAAGATTCATGGAGAATGAGCATGACAAGTAGTATCAGTAGTTCGTAGACACACTGAAGCAACTACAGATAAATATTCTTTTAGTGGAAGTTCTAGTAAAAATTCTGAGTTATGGGAAATTTATGAAATACCTCTTGTCTAAGAAGAAGAAGCTCACTGATATTGAAACTATTGCACTCACAGAAGGTTGTAGTACTATTTTGACAAACAAGTTGCTCCTTAAATTAAAAGATCCTTGGATATTTACCATCCCATGTTCAATTGTTAATCATTATTTGGGTAAGGCTTTATGCGACTTAGGAGCTAGCAGTAACCTAATGCCATTATCCACTTTCCGAAAGTTGAGAATTGGTCACATGAAATCTACTACAGTGACAGTACAACTAGTAAATCGATTTTCTCAAAATCATATCTTTTTACCTTTAAACTGTTCTCCCTCAACAAAAGATGGCCAAAACAAGAGGCTCGGTCAAGAAAACCACTAAATCTGTTAGAGAACATGCGTCTTCTACTACCACAGTTCGTGAATTAGAATCCCCTAGGCCAGTGCAGACAAATGAGCCAGTAATCTTTTTGAATAAACAACAAATGAACGATTTCACAACAATATACTGAAGCGAAAATTCTATCCCGAGTAGGGCATTTCCCTTTTGCCACAACAAGACTTGGGTAAGCAAGTCTCCAAAACCATCTCGAAGTTAAAACAGAAGACCATTTACACCCATCTTGACAGCTACTCTCCTTTACTGGTACATGAGTTTTATGCTAATCTTTACTATCATGAGTTAGAGTTCGTTTTCGTTCAATAAGGTTTAATACCATAGGACGCTGCAACAACCAACGAGGTGTACAACACCAAGGTCGATGTCGATGAACACTGCGAGTTCATGGATGACATCAGAGATGAAAAACGAGATCTGTTGGTGAGA contains the following coding sequences:
- the LOC108466734 gene encoding uncharacterized protein LOC108466734 translates to MARNGIVEDEENNFTHNRVLPVASTPTPGQIKEESDAKVFLSTKVLGLEQLLSLEVWRASLAELLGTAVLVFALDTIVISTLQTETKTPNLVMSVLIAFVVAVLLLATYPISGGHINPIVTFAALLTGLISISKAAIYILAQCVGGILGSLALKAVVNSAIERTYSLAGCTVTIVVPGTDGPTVIGMGNSQALWLEIICSFVFLFASVWMAFDRRQAKAVGRVIICIILGVVLGLLVFISTTVTATKGYGGSGLNPARCFGPAVVRGGHLWNGHWIFWIGPTIGCVAFALYVKMIPREHTHSY